Proteins encoded together in one Lathyrus oleraceus cultivar Zhongwan6 chromosome 5, CAAS_Psat_ZW6_1.0, whole genome shotgun sequence window:
- the LOC127082036 gene encoding threonine synthase, chloroplastic, whose translation TAALSAYCASANGAFVLSIDTDFDGCMQLIREVTAELPIYLANSLNSLRLEGQKTAAIEILQQFDWQVPDWVIVPGGNLGNIYAFYKGFQMCKELGLVDRIPRLVCAQAANANPLYLYFKSGWKEFKPVRAQTTFASAIQIGDPVSIDRVVHALKNCNGIVEEATEEELMDAMAQADSTGMFTCPHTGVALTALFKLRNSGVIKPTDRTVVVSTAHGLKFTQSKIDYHSKNIKDLACQFANPPMQVKADFGSVMDVLSKYLQSKAPKYH comes from the coding sequence ACCGCTGCTTTGTCTGCTTATTGTGCATCTGCGAATGGAGCGTTTGTTCTTAGCATTGATACTGATTTTGATGGGTGTATGCAGTTGATTCGTGAAGTAACTGCTGAATTGCCTATTTATTTGGCTAATTCTCTGAACAGTTTGAGGCTTGAAGGACAGAAAACTGCTGCTATTGAGATTTTGCAGCAGTTTGATTGGCAGGTACCTGATTGGGTTATTGTACCTGGTGGGAATCTTGGGAATATTTATGCTTTTTATAAAGGGTTTCAGATGTGTAAAGAGTTAGGTCTTGTGGATAGAATTCCAAGGCTTGTTTGTGCTCAAGCTGCAAATGCAAATCCTTTGTATTTGTATTTTAAGTCGGGTTGGAAAGAGTTTAAGCCAGTTAGGGCACAGACAACTTTTGCATCTGCTATTCAGATTGGGGATCCTGTTTCTATTGATAGAGTTGTTCATGCTTTGAAGAACTGTAATGGTATCGTTGAGGAGGCTACTGAGGAAGAATTGATGGATGCTATGGCTCAGGCTGATTCGACTGGAATGTTTACTTGCCCTCACACTGGTGTTGCTTTGACTGCTTTGTTTAAGCTCAGGAATAGTGGTGTTATTAAGCCTACTGATAGGACTGTTGTTGTGAGCACTGCACATGGGTTGAAGTTTACTCAGTCCAAAATTGATTACCATTCAAAGAATATCAAAGACCTGGCTTGCCAATTTGCCAATCCTCCAATGCAGGTCAAGGCTGATTTTGGATCTGTTATGGATGTTTTGTCCAAGTATTTGCAGAGCAAGGCACCCAAGTATCATTAG